A genomic window from Cryobacterium sp. SO2 includes:
- a CDS encoding aliphatic sulfonate ABC transporter substrate-binding protein encodes MKNRFTATALIASAAAAALLLTGCVAGENQPAADAASTADEEGGIVTEGGTLNIDFATYNPLSLVIKDQGWLEEALADQDITVNWVQSAGSNKANEALRANAIDVGSTAGSAALLARSNGSPIQVIDIFSQPEWAALVVPEGSDITSVEDLKGKQVAATKGTDPYFFLLQALDEAGLSQDDVTVQNLQHADGWAALQNGSVDAWAGLDPIMAGAEAAGAELVYRNVDFNSYGFLNATESFIAEKPDVAQTVVDVYEHARAWALDNEEETAQILSDVAGLDLAVATKVFTERSNLGVDNVPGDAQIDVLTTIGPIFVETGDVLEQKQVDDALDTIVNDTFATKADPTIVE; translated from the coding sequence ATGAAGAATCGCTTCACCGCCACCGCCCTGATCGCGTCAGCCGCGGCCGCAGCCCTGCTGCTCACCGGCTGCGTCGCCGGCGAGAACCAGCCCGCCGCCGACGCCGCTTCGACCGCCGACGAGGAGGGCGGCATCGTCACCGAGGGCGGCACGCTCAATATCGACTTCGCCACCTACAACCCGCTCAGCCTGGTGATCAAAGACCAGGGCTGGCTCGAAGAGGCCCTCGCCGACCAGGACATCACCGTGAACTGGGTGCAGTCCGCCGGCTCGAACAAGGCCAACGAGGCCCTGCGCGCCAACGCCATCGACGTGGGCTCCACCGCCGGCTCGGCCGCGCTGCTGGCCCGGTCCAACGGCTCGCCCATCCAGGTGATCGACATCTTCTCCCAGCCCGAGTGGGCCGCTCTCGTCGTGCCGGAGGGCTCGGACATCACCTCGGTGGAAGACCTCAAGGGCAAGCAGGTCGCCGCCACCAAGGGCACCGACCCTTACTTCTTCCTGCTGCAGGCGCTCGACGAGGCCGGCCTGAGCCAGGATGACGTCACCGTGCAGAACCTGCAACACGCCGACGGCTGGGCCGCCCTGCAGAACGGGTCCGTCGATGCCTGGGCCGGACTCGACCCGATCATGGCCGGTGCCGAAGCCGCCGGTGCTGAGCTCGTCTACCGCAACGTCGACTTCAACAGCTACGGCTTCCTGAACGCCACCGAGTCCTTCATCGCCGAGAAGCCGGATGTGGCCCAGACCGTCGTCGACGTCTACGAGCACGCCCGCGCCTGGGCGCTCGACAACGAGGAGGAGACCGCCCAGATTCTCTCCGACGTCGCCGGCCTCGACCTGGCCGTAGCCACGAAGGTCTTCACCGAACGCTCCAACCTCGGCGTGGACAACGTTCCCGGCGACGCCCAGATCGACGTGCTCACCACCATCGGCCCGATCTTCGTCGAGACCGGCGACGTGCTCGAGCAGAAGCAGGTCGACGACGCGCTGGACACCATCGTGAACGACACCTTCGCCACGAAGGCCGACCCGACGATCGTCGAGTAG
- a CDS encoding VIT family protein yields the protein MAILSTPFFGPAVTLPADAATHSAIAPTALSTSLATRLNWLRAGVLGANDGIVSVAAIVVGVAGAGGSTPAIVAAGAAGLVGGAISMALGEYVSVSSQSDSQRAMIEKQKRELRDDPAGELDVLTGLYEARGLAPATARQVAVELTEKDALKAHLSLELNITEEEVANPWHAAGASALAFLLGAILPVLAILLPPEAVRVPVTFLAVLVALALTGALGARLGGSRILRATVRVVTGGAAALAVTWLVGTLLGVAVF from the coding sequence ATGGCCATCCTCTCGACCCCCTTCTTCGGTCCCGCCGTGACCCTCCCGGCGGATGCCGCCACCCACTCCGCGATCGCGCCCACGGCGCTCTCGACCAGCCTGGCGACCCGGCTCAACTGGCTGCGGGCCGGGGTGCTCGGCGCCAACGACGGCATCGTCTCCGTTGCGGCCATCGTGGTCGGCGTCGCCGGCGCCGGCGGATCCACCCCGGCCATCGTCGCCGCCGGAGCGGCCGGCCTCGTCGGCGGTGCGATCTCCATGGCGCTCGGCGAGTACGTCTCGGTGAGCAGCCAGAGCGACAGCCAGCGCGCCATGATCGAGAAGCAGAAGCGCGAGCTGCGGGACGACCCGGCCGGCGAACTCGACGTGCTCACCGGGCTCTACGAGGCGCGTGGTCTGGCGCCGGCCACCGCCCGCCAGGTGGCCGTGGAACTCACCGAGAAGGATGCCCTCAAGGCGCACCTCTCCCTCGAGCTGAACATCACCGAAGAAGAGGTGGCCAACCCGTGGCACGCCGCCGGGGCCTCTGCGCTGGCGTTCCTCCTCGGCGCCATCCTGCCGGTGCTGGCGATCCTGTTGCCGCCGGAGGCCGTCCGGGTGCCGGTCACCTTCCTGGCCGTGCTCGTGGCGCTGGCCCTCACGGGCGCGCTCGGTGCGCGGTTGGGTGGCAGCCGCATCCTGCGCGCCACCGTGCGCGTGGTCACCGGCGGCGCGGCCGCGCTCGCCGTGACCTGGCTGGTCGGCACCCTGCTCGGAGTGGCCGTCTTCTAG
- a CDS encoding ABC transporter permease, translated as MTELLAPNAAPIVRRPLTSRRGVRIAGGLLLPALILLAWQLSSTLGLVTVSQLPPPASVWVAAVDLFDRGELTLHVAISTQRVLIGFAIGATLGLTTGALVGLSRAADIFFAPTLGAIRAVPSLAWVPLLIIWLKIGEESKITLIAIGAFFPVYTTVAQALRHVDRQLVEAGRAFGLRGVQLFTAVQLPAVIPSVISGLRLALAQAWLFLVAAELIAASMGLGFLLSDSGNNGRIDRILLAIILLALLGKLTDAILGVFEKWAIKKWA; from the coding sequence ATGACAGAGCTCCTCGCGCCGAATGCGGCGCCGATCGTGCGCCGTCCTCTCACCTCCCGCCGCGGGGTGCGCATCGCAGGTGGGCTGCTGCTGCCGGCACTCATCCTGCTCGCCTGGCAGCTCAGCAGCACCCTCGGGCTGGTGACGGTGTCGCAGCTGCCTCCTCCGGCGTCGGTCTGGGTCGCCGCCGTGGACCTCTTCGACCGCGGCGAGCTCACCCTGCACGTAGCGATTTCCACTCAGCGGGTGCTGATCGGGTTTGCGATCGGCGCAACCCTCGGGCTCACCACTGGGGCGCTCGTGGGGCTCTCCCGCGCCGCCGACATCTTCTTCGCGCCGACACTCGGCGCCATCCGCGCGGTGCCGTCGCTCGCCTGGGTGCCGCTGCTGATCATCTGGCTCAAGATCGGCGAGGAGTCGAAGATCACCCTGATCGCCATCGGCGCGTTCTTCCCGGTCTACACGACGGTGGCTCAGGCCCTGAGGCACGTGGACCGGCAGCTGGTGGAGGCCGGGCGCGCCTTCGGCCTGCGCGGAGTGCAGCTCTTCACCGCCGTGCAGCTGCCCGCCGTGATCCCGTCCGTCATCTCGGGACTGCGCCTGGCGCTCGCCCAGGCCTGGCTCTTCCTCGTGGCCGCGGAGTTGATCGCCGCATCGATGGGCCTCGGCTTCCTGCTCTCAGACTCGGGGAATAACGGCCGGATCGACCGCATCCTGCTCGCCATCATCCTGCTCGCCCTGCTCGGCAAACTCACCGACGCCATCCTGGGTGTCTTCGAAAAGTGGGCCATCAAGAAATGGGCCTGA
- a CDS encoding SDR family NAD(P)-dependent oxidoreductase → MTRTVSGARVLITGAAMGMGRLYAERAVAEGARAVILWDRDAAGLSNTAAILTERAQGRTQIAAYVVDIADLGAIAQTAQRVRTEVGNPDIVINNAGIVRGSFFWEHDNGDDTRSTMQVNALAPMYITREFLPAMMRNPYRESRIVNIASAAGMLSNPRMSVYAASKAAVIAWSDSLRLELEQQGFEHVRVSTIAPSYISTGMFDGARGPLFTHVMTPEYVVNRVWRAMLAGSPQLLMPWTVGFSKKVRGVLPLAAWDAVAGRVFGVYRSMDTFVGRR, encoded by the coding sequence ATGACTCGAACCGTTTCCGGAGCCCGCGTGCTGATCACCGGTGCCGCCATGGGCATGGGCCGCCTCTACGCCGAACGCGCCGTCGCCGAGGGCGCCCGTGCCGTGATCCTCTGGGACCGCGACGCCGCCGGCCTCTCGAACACCGCCGCGATCCTCACCGAACGCGCGCAGGGACGCACCCAGATCGCCGCCTACGTCGTGGACATCGCCGACCTCGGCGCGATCGCGCAGACCGCGCAGCGAGTGCGCACCGAAGTGGGCAACCCCGACATCGTGATCAACAACGCCGGCATCGTGCGCGGCTCGTTCTTCTGGGAGCACGACAACGGCGATGACACCCGCTCCACCATGCAAGTGAACGCCCTCGCGCCGATGTACATCACCCGCGAATTCCTGCCCGCCATGATGCGCAATCCCTACCGCGAATCGCGCATCGTCAACATCGCGTCCGCGGCCGGCATGCTCTCCAACCCGCGGATGAGCGTGTACGCCGCGTCGAAGGCCGCCGTGATCGCGTGGAGCGACTCGCTGCGGCTGGAGCTCGAGCAACAGGGCTTCGAGCACGTGCGGGTGAGCACCATCGCGCCCAGCTACATCTCCACCGGCATGTTCGACGGGGCCCGCGGGCCCCTGTTCACGCACGTGATGACGCCGGAGTACGTGGTGAACCGGGTCTGGCGGGCCATGCTCGCCGGGTCGCCGCAGCTGCTGATGCCGTGGACCGTCGGGTTTTCCAAGAAGGTGCGCGGCGTGTTGCCCCTCGCGGCCTGGGATGCCGTGGCCGGCCGGGTCTTCGGTGTGTACAGGTCGATGGACACCTTCGTCGGCCGTCGCTGA
- a CDS encoding ABC transporter ATP-binding protein has product MSASTATRTAARLAAAVGGAPGRDRAAGPAGTNAAFAVEFAGLGRTFASPLGTAASAAPARPVLRDVSLSVRPGEVLAILGTSGCGKSTLLRIAGGLDSPTAGSVRIDGSPATDFDTRCAVGFQEPRLLPWRTVAANVALGLPRGTAREAGRARVAELLELVGLTAFAGHRPAAISGGMAQRASLARALARNPGVLLLDEPFGALDALTRLKMQDLLLDVHAAAPTTVLLVTHDVDEALQLADRIILLGQELATGSAAAGTPGATIVQELTVPGARPRDRGSAELAELRGRLLAGLGINRHGDARGVATGTSIPHFPY; this is encoded by the coding sequence ATGTCTGCCAGCACCGCAACGCGCACCGCAGCCCGCCTCGCTGCAGCCGTCGGCGGCGCTCCGGGGCGCGACCGGGCCGCCGGACCAGCAGGCACGAACGCGGCCTTCGCCGTGGAGTTCGCCGGGCTGGGCCGCACCTTCGCCTCGCCGCTCGGCACCGCCGCATCCGCTGCACCCGCCCGGCCGGTGCTGCGCGACGTGTCGCTGTCGGTGCGACCCGGCGAGGTCCTCGCCATTCTCGGCACGAGCGGCTGTGGCAAGTCCACCCTGCTGCGCATCGCCGGCGGGTTGGACTCCCCCACCGCCGGCTCGGTGCGCATCGACGGGTCGCCGGCCACCGACTTCGATACCCGCTGCGCCGTGGGCTTCCAGGAGCCCCGCCTGCTGCCCTGGCGCACCGTGGCCGCCAATGTGGCCCTCGGCCTGCCGCGCGGTACCGCCCGTGAGGCCGGCCGCGCCCGCGTCGCCGAACTTCTCGAACTCGTGGGCCTCACGGCCTTCGCCGGGCACCGGCCCGCCGCGATCTCCGGCGGCATGGCCCAACGCGCCTCGCTCGCCCGCGCCCTGGCCCGCAACCCCGGCGTGCTCCTGCTCGACGAACCGTTCGGGGCACTGGATGCCCTGACCCGGCTCAAAATGCAGGACCTGCTTCTCGACGTGCACGCCGCCGCCCCCACCACGGTGCTGCTCGTCACCCACGACGTCGACGAGGCGCTGCAACTGGCCGACCGCATCATCCTGCTCGGCCAGGAGCTGGCCACCGGGTCTGCCGCAGCGGGCACGCCCGGCGCCACCATCGTGCAGGAACTCACGGTGCCCGGCGCCAGGCCGCGCGACCGCGGCTCCGCTGAGCTCGCCGAGCTGCGCGGGCGACTGCTCGCGGGCCTGGGCATCAACCGGCACGGCGATGCCCGCGGCGTGGCCACGGGCACGAGCATCCCGCACTTCCCCTACTGA
- a CDS encoding GNAT family N-acetyltransferase yields MVEIRTRALPREVGLHHPVADDWAGLRDIRLRSIANFPLGFFESFAAALALTEADWRERGARNAEPTSFQVVARTPLEQQWVGTMAAFLSTGPPQYDLNRPATITGPVRANLVGVWVDPSFRGRTGVAARLLGAVCAWVTEEQHLDRLYLHVHESNHRAIRFYEKNGAAATGEYINDPRRASERHVEMVLSTAR; encoded by the coding sequence ATGGTCGAAATACGCACGCGCGCCCTGCCCCGCGAGGTGGGACTGCATCACCCCGTCGCGGACGACTGGGCCGGGTTGCGTGATATCCGCCTCCGGTCGATCGCGAACTTCCCGCTGGGCTTCTTCGAATCCTTCGCCGCCGCCCTCGCCCTCACCGAAGCGGACTGGCGTGAGCGCGGTGCCCGGAACGCCGAGCCGACCAGTTTCCAGGTGGTCGCCCGCACCCCCCTCGAACAGCAGTGGGTGGGCACCATGGCCGCCTTCCTCTCAACCGGACCGCCACAGTACGATCTCAACAGGCCCGCCACCATCACCGGCCCGGTGCGGGCGAACCTCGTCGGCGTCTGGGTCGATCCCAGCTTTCGCGGTCGCACCGGCGTCGCCGCGCGGTTGCTGGGTGCGGTCTGCGCCTGGGTCACCGAGGAGCAGCACCTCGACAGGCTGTACCTGCACGTGCACGAGAGCAATCACCGCGCCATCCGCTTCTACGAGAAGAACGGGGCCGCGGCCACCGGCGAGTACATCAACGACCCGCGCCGCGCCTCGGAGCGGCACGTCGAGATGGTGCTCAGCACGGCTCGCTGA
- a CDS encoding heavy metal translocating P-type ATPase, translating to MASSEHDVQHDEMNQHGMQHGGMDHGGMDHAAAGHGGMDHAAAGHGAMDHSAMGHSGHGDHVGQFRRLFWLMLVLAVPVVAFSGMFAGLLGYSLPDAAWAAWISPLLGTVMYVWGGRPFLTGAVGELKTRSPGMMLLIALAITVAFLSSWGASLGILSMELDFWWELALLIVIMLLGHWIEMRSLAQSSSALESLAALLPDTAERVDASEVTIVAPADLHTGDLVIVRPGGRIPADGQVTEGTADVDESMITGESRPVSRGPGDQVVAGTVATDTALRMRVTAVGDDTALAGIRRLVAEAQGSSSRAQRLADRAAGWLFWFALGVGVLTAIAWTLLGSPEDAVVRTITVLVIACPHALGLAIPLVVAISTERAARGGVLVTDRLALESMRTIDTVLFDKTGTLTRGEPVLSHVHAAAGHTEAEVLALAAAVEADSEHPLARAILMAARTRAVTVPAATGFQAATAVGVTATVDNHEVAVGGPSLLGSHAARPLEISETWAAEGAIVLHVLQDGRVIGALGLADEVRPESREAVDALHALGVTVVMITGDAEAVAHSVAAQLGIDRVFAGVHPARKAEAVSALQAEGHRVAMVGDGVNDAPALAQADVGIAIGAGTDVAIASAGVILASDDPRSVLSVIELSRAGYRKMTQNLWWAAGYNLLAVPLAAGVLAPIGFVLPMEVGALLMSASTVVVAVNAQLLRRLDLRPEVSCARVLGAGAR from the coding sequence ATGGCTTCCTCAGAGCACGATGTCCAGCACGACGAGATGAACCAGCACGGCATGCAGCACGGCGGTATGGACCACGGCGGCATGGACCACGCGGCGGCGGGCCACGGCGGCATGGACCACGCGGCGGCGGGCCACGGCGCCATGGACCACTCCGCGATGGGCCACTCCGGCCACGGCGACCACGTCGGCCAGTTCCGCCGGCTGTTCTGGCTGATGCTGGTGCTGGCCGTGCCGGTGGTGGCATTCAGCGGCATGTTCGCCGGCCTGCTGGGCTACTCCCTGCCCGACGCCGCCTGGGCGGCCTGGATCTCGCCGCTGCTGGGTACCGTGATGTACGTCTGGGGCGGCCGCCCGTTCCTCACCGGCGCGGTGGGCGAGCTCAAGACCCGCTCCCCCGGCATGATGCTGCTGATCGCCCTGGCGATCACCGTCGCCTTCCTGTCTTCCTGGGGCGCGAGCCTGGGCATCCTCAGCATGGAGCTCGACTTCTGGTGGGAGCTTGCCCTGCTCATCGTGATCATGCTGCTCGGTCATTGGATCGAGATGCGGTCGCTGGCGCAGTCGTCGTCGGCGCTCGAGTCGCTGGCGGCGCTGCTGCCCGATACCGCCGAGCGGGTGGATGCCAGCGAGGTCACGATCGTCGCTCCCGCCGACCTGCACACCGGCGACCTCGTGATCGTGCGACCGGGCGGCCGGATCCCCGCCGACGGTCAGGTCACCGAGGGCACGGCAGACGTGGACGAGTCGATGATCACGGGCGAGTCCCGGCCGGTGAGCCGGGGGCCGGGCGACCAGGTGGTGGCCGGCACCGTCGCCACCGACACGGCGCTGCGGATGCGGGTGACCGCCGTCGGCGACGACACCGCGCTGGCGGGCATCCGCCGGCTCGTGGCCGAGGCGCAGGGCTCGTCGTCGCGGGCGCAGCGACTCGCCGACAGGGCCGCGGGGTGGCTGTTCTGGTTCGCGCTCGGGGTGGGCGTGCTCACGGCGATCGCCTGGACGCTGCTGGGCAGCCCGGAGGACGCCGTCGTGCGCACCATCACGGTGCTCGTCATCGCCTGCCCGCACGCCCTGGGCCTGGCGATTCCGCTGGTGGTGGCGATCAGCACCGAACGCGCCGCGCGCGGCGGGGTGCTCGTGACCGACCGGCTCGCGCTGGAGAGCATGCGCACCATCGACACCGTGCTCTTCGACAAGACCGGCACTCTCACCCGCGGCGAACCCGTGCTGAGCCACGTGCACGCCGCCGCCGGGCACACCGAGGCCGAGGTGCTCGCGCTGGCCGCCGCCGTTGAAGCCGACAGCGAGCATCCGCTGGCCAGGGCCATTCTCATGGCGGCCCGCACCCGCGCCGTGACCGTGCCGGCGGCCACGGGGTTTCAGGCGGCCACGGCCGTGGGCGTGACCGCCACCGTCGACAACCACGAGGTCGCCGTGGGCGGGCCGAGCCTGCTCGGCAGCCACGCTGCCCGGCCGCTCGAGATCAGCGAGACCTGGGCGGCCGAGGGCGCCATCGTGCTGCACGTGCTGCAGGACGGCCGGGTGATCGGGGCTCTGGGCCTCGCCGACGAGGTGCGCCCGGAGTCGCGCGAGGCCGTGGACGCCCTGCACGCACTGGGTGTGACCGTGGTGATGATCACCGGCGACGCCGAGGCCGTTGCGCACTCGGTGGCCGCCCAGCTCGGCATCGACAGGGTCTTCGCCGGCGTGCACCCCGCCCGCAAGGCCGAGGCCGTGTCGGCCCTTCAAGCCGAGGGCCACCGGGTGGCCATGGTGGGCGACGGCGTCAATGACGCCCCGGCCCTGGCCCAGGCCGATGTGGGTATCGCGATCGGCGCCGGCACGGATGTGGCGATCGCCTCCGCCGGGGTGATCCTGGCCAGCGACGACCCACGTTCGGTGCTCTCGGTGATCGAACTCTCGCGCGCCGGCTACCGCAAGATGACCCAGAACCTCTGGTGGGCCGCCGGGTATAACCTGCTCGCCGTGCCGCTGGCCGCGGGGGTGCTCGCGCCGATCGGTTTCGTACTGCCGATGGAGGTGGGCGCGCTGCTGATGAGCGCGTCCACCGTTGTCGTGGCCGTGAACGCGCAGCTGCTGCGCCGCCTCGACCTGCGGCCGGAGGTGAGCTGCGCCCGGGTTCTGGGCGCCGGCGCCCGGTAG
- a CDS encoding M50 family metallopeptidase has translation MDLILEFWTRVSAVNAPPPLLTVWLTIAAAALLVLVPPVWRLTRHGITIVHEGGHGLVAALGGRRLQGIRLHSDTSGLTVSRGKPRGPGMVLTLLAGYTAPALLGLGAAWMLSRGHDVGLLWALLAALALLLVQIRNWFGLWSVAVTGALVFGVTWFGSPAVQGIFALLVTAFLLLGALRTVVELQVTRSRRGGTASDADQLARLSHLPGLLWVVVFSAVAGACLVGAARLLGLV, from the coding sequence ATGGACCTGATCCTCGAATTCTGGACCCGCGTCTCTGCGGTCAACGCCCCGCCGCCGCTGCTGACAGTGTGGCTGACCATCGCCGCTGCCGCCCTGCTGGTGCTCGTTCCGCCGGTCTGGAGACTAACCAGGCACGGCATCACGATCGTGCACGAGGGCGGGCACGGGCTCGTCGCGGCGCTGGGCGGCCGTCGGCTGCAGGGCATCCGGCTGCACTCTGACACCTCGGGCCTCACCGTGAGCCGCGGCAAACCACGCGGGCCGGGCATGGTGCTCACACTGCTCGCCGGCTATACGGCGCCGGCCCTGCTCGGGCTCGGGGCGGCGTGGATGCTCAGCCGCGGCCACGATGTCGGCCTGCTCTGGGCGCTGCTCGCGGCGCTCGCGCTGCTGCTCGTGCAGATCCGCAACTGGTTCGGGCTCTGGTCGGTGGCCGTCACCGGGGCGCTGGTCTTCGGCGTGACCTGGTTCGGCTCCCCCGCCGTGCAGGGCATCTTCGCGCTGCTGGTCACGGCGTTCCTGCTTCTCGGGGCGCTCCGCACCGTCGTCGAGCTGCAGGTCACTCGGTCGCGCCGCGGTGGCACCGCCTCCGACGCCGACCAGCTCGCCCGGCTCAGCCACCTGCCCGGATTGCTCTGGGTGGTCGTCTTCTCCGCGGTGGCCGGAGCCTGCCTGGTGGGAGCAGCGCGCCTGCTCGGCCTGGTCTAG
- a CDS encoding SHOCT domain-containing protein encodes MMWGYGMNPGWLWLYGLLSLAAVVVLIVWAVRVFRGGEDQAGPRRSDARRILDERYARGELTTEQYREQVTELGEHL; translated from the coding sequence ATGATGTGGGGATACGGCATGAATCCGGGCTGGCTCTGGTTGTACGGGCTGCTGTCGCTGGCCGCTGTCGTGGTGCTCATCGTGTGGGCGGTGCGCGTGTTCCGCGGCGGCGAAGACCAGGCGGGCCCGCGTCGCAGTGACGCCCGGCGCATCCTGGATGAGCGTTACGCGCGCGGCGAGCTCACCACCGAGCAGTACCGGGAACAGGTGACCGAGCTCGGCGAGCACCTCTGA
- a CDS encoding GNAT family N-acetyltransferase produces the protein MPDSAAPDVLRTARLRLDPLAPADLAAVHAIYADPVTWRHLPAGRHTTLAQTERMLDESEQSWSASGLGRWAIRLRAPVPGVGLAAGALIGVASATLTDCGARNVGYRLTPASWGVGLATEAATAVLAVAQTSDYPVTARALASNPASVRVLERIGLTRVWSGRGLPGATIAPVSGDAGATPAPGHPDSTALERVIFADRPLAPELLAAIIRLG, from the coding sequence GTGCCCGATTCCGCCGCCCCCGACGTCCTCCGCACGGCACGGCTGCGGCTGGACCCGCTCGCCCCGGCTGACCTCGCGGCCGTGCACGCCATCTACGCCGACCCCGTCACCTGGCGGCACCTGCCGGCGGGCCGGCACACGACGCTCGCCCAGACCGAGCGGATGCTCGACGAGAGCGAGCAGAGCTGGTCGGCATCCGGGCTGGGCCGCTGGGCGATCCGGCTGCGGGCGCCTGTGCCGGGAGTGGGGCTAGCCGCCGGCGCCCTGATCGGGGTGGCGTCGGCGACGCTGACGGACTGCGGAGCGCGCAACGTCGGCTACCGGCTCACTCCCGCCAGCTGGGGAGTCGGGCTGGCCACCGAGGCCGCCACGGCGGTGCTCGCCGTCGCCCAAACCTCCGATTACCCGGTCACCGCGCGGGCGCTCGCGAGCAACCCGGCGTCGGTGCGGGTGCTCGAGCGAATCGGCCTCACCCGCGTGTGGAGCGGGCGAGGGCTGCCCGGGGCCACGATTGCGCCGGTATCCGGAGACGCCGGGGCCACGCCCGCGCCGGGGCATCCGGACAGCACCGCGCTCGAGCGGGTGATCTTCGCCGATCGCCCCCTCGCGCCCGAGCTGCTGGCCGCCATCATCCGTCTCGGCTGA
- a CDS encoding ABC transporter permease: MIPAPAAETLTPALPGAAQPVRFTGILRGEWIKLRSLRSTAWTVVIIVVVQLAFAILMALTMTEPADGTATRDAATNVAVISATLGLVAAQLAIAVQGVLLTGGEYSTGQIRSTLTAVPTRLPVLWAKAIVFFVLTFTVGFAAILIAYLAALPILSGVGIRPDAGDPTLWLRMAGGALYLALTGVIAMAIGAITRSVPGGLAATLGLILVLPSVLQLIPAEWATDLMSWLPGVAGQELFFWGNSVLASPFEPWQALLVMLGAVGVVVAGAAVQLVRRDA; the protein is encoded by the coding sequence GTGATCCCTGCGCCAGCGGCCGAGACCCTCACCCCCGCACTGCCGGGCGCCGCGCAGCCGGTGCGGTTCACCGGCATCCTGCGCGGCGAGTGGATCAAGCTGCGCTCGCTGCGGTCGACGGCCTGGACCGTCGTGATCATCGTCGTGGTGCAACTCGCGTTCGCCATCCTGATGGCGCTCACCATGACGGAGCCGGCCGACGGCACCGCCACCCGGGACGCGGCGACCAATGTCGCGGTGATCTCCGCGACCCTCGGCCTGGTGGCCGCGCAGCTCGCGATCGCCGTGCAGGGGGTGCTGCTCACCGGCGGCGAATACTCGACCGGCCAGATCCGCTCGACGCTCACCGCCGTGCCCACCCGGTTGCCGGTGCTCTGGGCCAAGGCGATCGTGTTCTTCGTGCTCACCTTCACCGTGGGCTTCGCGGCGATCCTGATCGCCTACCTGGCTGCGCTCCCGATCCTGTCCGGGGTCGGCATCCGTCCCGACGCCGGCGATCCCACTCTCTGGCTGCGGATGGCCGGCGGCGCACTCTACCTCGCGCTGACCGGGGTGATCGCGATGGCAATCGGTGCCATCACCCGGTCGGTGCCCGGCGGCCTCGCGGCGACGCTGGGGCTGATCCTCGTGCTCCCCTCCGTGCTGCAGCTCATTCCGGCCGAGTGGGCGACCGACCTGATGAGCTGGCTGCCGGGCGTGGCCGGCCAGGAGCTGTTCTTCTGGGGTAACAGCGTGCTCGCCAGCCCGTTCGAACCGTGGCAGGCGCTGCTCGTAATGCTCGGAGCCGTTGGCGTGGTGGTGGCCGGGGCCGCTGTTCAGCTCGTGCGCCGGGACGCCTGA